The Quercus lobata isolate SW786 chromosome 4, ValleyOak3.0 Primary Assembly, whole genome shotgun sequence genome segment TATCCTTTCCAGAAACAAAGGAAATAGCCAAATCTTTGCGAAGAACACGTTCTCTGACAAAATGATAATCTACTTCAACATGCTTTGTACGAGCATGAAAAACGGGATTCGAAGCAAGAGCAATGGCAGACACATTGTCACACCATAAAACTGGGATAtgatgaaggaaaagaagaaggtcACGAAACAATTGTCTAAGCCAGGAGAGCTCAGCAGCAGTAGTGGCAAGTGCACGATACTCTGCTTCTGTGGAAGATCTGGAAACAGTGGTCTGTTTCTTGGATGACCAAGAAATAGGATTGGATCCCAAAAACACCATAAAACCAGTGGTGGACTTCCTATCAAAGGGATcccctgcccaatcagcatctgtGAAGGCAGCTAAGGTAAGGGGACCTCGAGAAAAATAAATTCCATGAGAGAGAGTACCCCGTACATATCTGAGAACTCTCTTAGCAGCTTCTAGATGAGTTGTTGTAGGGGATTGCATAAATTGGCACAATTGATGAACACTAAAGGCCAAGTCTGGTCTAGTAAATGTGAGATACTGAAGAGCCCCAACCATGCTCCTATAAGTAGAGGGATCAGATAGGCGTAGACCAGAGTCAGGAGTAAGTCTAGTGGCAGAACAACATGGTGTCTTTGTTGGCTTAGAATTATGCATATTGAAACGGTGAAGAATCTCAGAGGCATACTTAGTCTGTGATAAGGTAAGGCCATA includes the following:
- the LOC115986279 gene encoding uncharacterized protein LOC115986279, encoding SSLFVYHSGSTVLYLLLYVDDIIITGNASTQIASLISALSTTFDLKDLGPLNYFLGIQITPTKYGLTLSQTKYASEILHRFNMHNSKPTKTPCCSATRLTPDSGLRLSDPSTYRSMVGALQYLTFTRPDLAFSVHQLCQFMQSPTTTHLEAAKRVLRYVRGTLSHGIYFSRGPLTLAAFTDADWAGDPFDRKSTTGFMVFLGSNPISWSSKKQTTVSRSSTEAEYRALATTAAELSWLRQLFRDLLLFLHHIPVLWCDNVSAIALASNPVFHARTKHVEVDYHFVRERVLRKDLAISFVSGKDNLADIFTKPLPGPSFLLFRAKLMSCSSPIRLRGDDKDSKTEHHLQFKKEDDQHVLDSHTCRLLN